The following proteins are encoded in a genomic region of Camelus ferus isolate YT-003-E chromosome 8, BCGSAC_Cfer_1.0, whole genome shotgun sequence:
- the FABP7 gene encoding fatty acid-binding protein, brain, translating to MVEAFCATWKLTDSQNFDEYMKALGVGFATRQVGNVTKPTVIISQEGDKVVIRTQSTFKNTEISFHLGEEFDETTADDRNCKSVVSLDGDRLVHVQKWDGKETNFVREIKDGKMVMTLTFGDVVAVRHYEKA from the exons ATGGTGGAGGCTTTCTGTGCTACCTGGAAGCTGACGGACAGTCAGAACTTTGATGAGTACATGAAGGCTCTAG GTGTGGGTTTTGCCACTAGGCAGGTGGGAAATGTGACTAAACCAACAGTGATCATCAGTCAGGAGGGTGACAAAGTGGTGATCAGGACCCAAAGCACATTCAAGAACACAGAGATTAGTTTCCATCTGGGAGAAGAGTTTGATGAAACCACTGCAGACGACAGGAACTGTAAG TCTGTTGTTAGTCTGGATGGAGACAGACTTGTTCATGTGCAGAAATGGGATggcaaagaaacaaattttgtgAGAGAGATTAAGGATGGCAAAATGGTCATG ACTCTTACTTTTGGCGATGTGGTTGCTGTTCGCCACTATGAGAAGGCATAG